Proteins from a genomic interval of Echeneis naucrates chromosome 21, fEcheNa1.1, whole genome shotgun sequence:
- the cops8 gene encoding COP9 signalosome complex subunit 8 isoform X2 translates to MPTAVIMEENFDKLLEQCEAQELEAPGGIATPQVYAQLLALYLLHNDMNNARYLWKRIPQAIKSANPELTAIWAVGQRIWQRDFPGIYTAIAAYQWTENIIPVMEALRESTRQRAYGLVAQAYTSITAEDFAAFVGYSVEEAVKGVVTQGWQADPATRMVMPKKPDPPPVSLVPNEQQLARLTDYVAFLEN, encoded by the exons ATGCCTACTGCTGTGATTATGGAAGAAAATTTTGACAAGTTATTAGAGCAATGCGAAGCTCAAGAGCTTGAG GCTCCAGGGGGCATTGCAACACCACAAGTCTATGCTCAGCTACTGGCGCTGTATCTGCTCCACAATGACAT GAATAATGCCAGGTATCTATGGAAGAGGATTCCGCAAGCGATAAAATCG GCAAATCCTGAGTTAACAGCTATTTGGGCTGTTGGCCAGCGCATTTGGCAGAGAGACTTTCCAGGAATCTACACAGCAATTGCAGCTTACCAGTGGACGGAGAATATCATACCAGTCATGGAGGCCCTTCGAG AGAGCACACGGCAAAGGGCATATGGTTTAGTGGCACAGGCCTACACTTCCATTACAGCCGAAGATTTTGCTGCCTTTGTTGGCTACTCTGTGGAGGAGGCAGTAAAGG GTGTGGTGACTCAGGGCTGGCAAGCAGACCCTGCTACTAGGATGGTGATGCCCAAAAAGCCAG ATCCTCCCCCCGTTTCATTGGTTCCAAATGAGCAGCAGTTGGCCAGACTGACTGACTACGTGGCTTTCCTTGAGAACTGA
- the cops8 gene encoding COP9 signalosome complex subunit 8 isoform X1 produces MPTAVIMEENFDKLLEQCEAQELEAPGGIATPQVYAQLLALYLLHNDMNNARYLWKRIPQAIKSANPELTAIWAVGQRIWQRDFPGIYTAIAAYQWTENIIPVMEALRAMDVQRTGTMVRPPSPMDSLEKQLSCPICLDMFTKPVVILPCQHNLCRSCASDLYDSRNPYRFSGGVFRCPTCRFEVVLDRHGVHGLQRNLLVENIIDIYKQQQEGTGSGSPETTLKPKESKEPMCQEHEDERINIYCVTCQVPTCSMCKVFGQHKDCEVSPLASIYQAQKGELSNAIDTLVASNGRLQALLNQMDDACRAVQENAQHAKQGLAERFDLLYAVLEERKTILLEQIGKEQDDKVAALRALAQRYGERLQASSELTDLAVRALEQSGAAEFLLASKGLITQTKDAAKGSLGEDRPEPGFEKMDHFTLSTEHVEAVLAKMDFGLCDDDEFEDAEEEEEEEEEEEEEEE; encoded by the exons ATGCCTACTGCTGTGATTATGGAAGAAAATTTTGACAAGTTATTAGAGCAATGCGAAGCTCAAGAGCTTGAG GCTCCAGGGGGCATTGCAACACCACAAGTCTATGCTCAGCTACTGGCGCTGTATCTGCTCCACAATGACAT GAATAATGCCAGGTATCTATGGAAGAGGATTCCGCAAGCGATAAAATCG GCAAATCCTGAGTTAACAGCTATTTGGGCTGTTGGCCAGCGCATTTGGCAGAGAGACTTTCCAGGAATCTACACAGCAATTGCAGCTTACCAGTGGACGGAGAATATCATACCAGTCATGGAGGCCCTTCGAG CAATGGACGTCCAGAGGACAGGAACTATGGTTCGGCCTCCGAGCCCCATGGACAGCCTAGAGAAGCAGCTGAGCTGCCCCATCTGTCTGGACATGTTCACCAAACCTGTGGTCATTCTGCCCTGCCAGCACAACTTGTGCCGTAGTTGTGCCAGTGATCTCTATGACTCCCGCAACCCATACCGCTTTTCTGGAGGAGTCTTTAGATGTCCTACTTGTCGTTTTGAGGTTGTGCTTGATCGCCATGGCGTGCATGGGCTCCAACGCAACCTGTTGGTAGAAAATATTATTGATATCTATAAGCAGCAGCAAGAAGGCACTGGCAGTGGAAGTCCAGAAACCACCCTGAAGCCTAAAGAATCAAAAGAACCAATGTGTCAAGAACATGAAGATGAGAGAATCAACATCTATTGTGTTACCTGCCAAGTACCCACCTGCTCCATGTGCAAAGTGTTTGGTCAACACAAGGACTGTGAGGTGTCACCTTTAGCTAGTATTTACCAGGCCCAGAAAGGTGAGCTGAGCAATGCTATTGATACCCTGGTTGCCAGCAATGGGCGCCTGCAAGCTCTGCTCAACCAGATGGATGATGCCTGCCGCGCTGTGCAGGAGAATGCTCAGCATGCTAAGCAAGGGCTAGCTGAACGTTTCGACTTGTTATACGCCGTCCTCGAAGAGCGAAAGACCATTCTACTGGAGCAGATTGGAAAAGAGCAAGATGATAAGGTGGCAGCTCTACGAGCACTAGCTCAGCGTTACGGTGAACGACTGCAGGCCAGTTCAGAGCTCACGGATTTGGCAGTGAGAGCCCTGGAGCAGAGTGGTGCTGCGGAGTTTCTGCTGGCCTCTAAGGGCCTCATCACGCAGACCAAAGACGCAGCTAAAGGTTCCCTGGGAGAGGACAGGCCAGAGCCAGGCTTTGAGAAGATGGACCATTTCACTTTGTCAACAGAGCATGTTGAAGCAGTCCTGGCAAAGATGGACTTTGggctgtgtgatgatgatgaatttgaagatgcagaggaggaggaggaggaggaagaagaagaggaagaagaagaggaataa